In Deinococcus sp. Leaf326, the sequence TGATCTGTTGATCCAAGCTTGCGCTTGGCTTGCCTCTCAGAGGCTGTACTGCCAGTCCGAAGACCGGCTTGTGGTCTTGCGACCTCTCGAGTCTGGAGTCTTCCGAAGAAAACCGCTCGCACACCCTGTCGGGCGTTCCTTTGCTTCTCGAACATCTTCCGTTGTCATGCTTCGCGGAGCGGAAAGCTCCGGTGTGCCTGGGGTTTCCCCGTCAGCAACTCAGTAAATATAGCCTTTACTTGAAAATCTGTCAAGCTCCTGCTCACATCTTCCGAGCGCCTGCGGCGCAACTGNTGCCTGGGGTTTCCCCGTCAGCAACTCAGTAAATATAGCCTTTACTTGAAAATCTGTCAAGCTCCTGCTCACATCTTCCGAGCGCCTGCGGCGCAACTGAGGGCGAACCCGGACGAACCGCACCGTCCCACCAGCCCAGTCTGCCATAAAGCGGTCAGACCGGCCCAGAAAAATACGGTCTGTATCCGGCGATGTCAAGCCTGGACGTGGCGGTCATAGATTGGCTTCCGGAAGATGACGCTACAGTCTGAAATAGAGCTCAGCTGGCTGCTCCAGCTCTCGCTGACCTCTGACAGTGGCAAGTGGCGTTGCATGGCATAAAAAAATGCGCTCAGAGATGAGATCGGCCTGATCCTCGATGTTGATCCCCCGAAATATGGGCTCGACACCAGCAGGTGGACTACAGCGCATATTCGGCCCGTTGTCAGCGTGACCTACGACATCTGGCTCGATCGCACGCGCCTCTCCCGACAACTGAAACGCTGGGGGTTCTCGTATCAGCGGGCCGTAGAGCGTAACGACGACATCGCCACCTGGCTCCGCGTCCACCATGACACGCCGGGAAAAAATTCGCTGAAGGCACCACGACGGTGTGCCTACATGGGAATGATTTCATCCCCGCACCGAAGGAACGCGCCTAAACTATGCCTCATCCATGTCTTCACCCTCTGCGCCTGCCGCCGCACCCTTCGACGTGCTGGTCCTGGTTGCCCCGGTAGGTACCCCGGAGGCGACCTTAGCAGTGCTGGCCGAGCTTCCCCCCACCTTGCCCGTCGCGGTCCTGATCATGTCCCCGCAGGAGAAGCCTGCCTTGAAGGACCTGCGCCGCCTATCACTCCTTCCTATGCGCGAGGCGGAGGACGGCGCGGTTCTGGAGTCAGGCAACGTCTACGTCGCTCCACCGCGCCAAGTTCTCACCATCCGCCCTGGACTGCTCTGTGCCCTCACCCCGCAGGACGACCGGCCCTCGCCGCCCCCACTCGACCAGTTGCTGGGCTCCCTAGCCCTCAGTGCCGGTTCGCGTGCGCTCGTGGTGATCCTGGGCGGCGAGGGCCAGGAGGGGGTGGCTGGAGCGCGTGCTCTGCGCGGGGTAGGCGGCACCGTGCTCGTCCAGCGTCCAGAAGAAATGACTGGAGCTGCCTTACCGACCCTCCTGCTCCAGACGGCCACACTGGTGCTGTCTCCCGCGACGCTGGCTCGGGTGGTCGCTGACCTCCTGGGGCACCGCTTGAGTGGGTATAAAGATCCCTATCAGGCGGTCCCCTCCTTTGAAATCACGGAGCGTAAGTACCGCGAAGCGAATCAGGCCTTTCTGGTTGAAATTTCCAGAGACCTCAGCCAGCTCGCCAGCGAGAAAGAACTGTGCCATACGGTCGGCCTAAAACTGGCAGCCCATCTGGGACTGACCTGTTACCACTATGTGGATGTGGATGAGGACCGTGCCGAGGTGACGGTCCTGCATTTCTGGCATGCGCTGGACGTGCCAGAGATCCTGGGCACCTATCCCGTTGCCGGGTTCATCGCTTCTGACAGGCTGGGTGGGTTGCGCGCCGGGGAAACGACCATCATTCACGACGTTCAAAACGAGCTCCAGGAAGACTCGCCCGCAGCGGCGGGGCTGAGGGAGGGGGCCGCGGCCCAGAAGATCAGCGCTTACGTGGCCGTACCCTACAGCCAGGACGGACGGTGGAAGGCCTATTTCGCCGTCGCGGACAGCCAGCCGCGGCGGTGGACGGAACTGGAAGTTAGGCTGATTCAGGAGGTCGCCGGCCAACTGTCTCCGCGCATCGAGCGTCTCCGTGTCCAGGCTGCCCTGCGCGCCTCTGAAGCGCAGTACCGCCTGGCCGAAGAAGCCGCCAATGGTCTGAGCTATACCTGGAACCTGGAGGCCCTCCACGTTACGCCGGGCGGTTTAGCTTCGTCATCCACCCCTAAGGACATCCGGGAGTCGTTGAGGACCCTCACGCCCACGTATAGCGACGGCTTCAGCAGGGTTCTGGGATACAGTCCCGGCGAAGTGCCGCTGACCTGGGCGGCGTGGCAGGCGCTGATTCATCCGGATGACCTAGAGCGGGTATCGGCCGAATACGGCCAACCGTTTCTGCCGGGTCGCTCCTCGATTGAGTACCGGCTGCGTCACAGGGACGGCCATTATCTGGACGTCCTCGACCATGGCGTAGTGATCCTTGATGAACAGGGCCGTATTCGCCGCCTCACCGGCTCTGTCACGGATATCACCGAACGCAGGCGCGCCGAGGAAGCCCTGAGAGAGAGCAAGGAGCGGCAAGTGTTTCTGCTACGGCTCAGCGAGACCCTACGGACTGAGCCCGACGTGAACGCCGTGGCAGACCGGGCGCTGGGACTGCTTTTGGAACAGCTGAGCCTGGACCGCTGTTCCATCGCCGAGTACCAGCTGGAAGAAGACTGGGCAGACCTCACCCATCAGGTCGGCAACGGCCGCATGCCGCCCCTGCCGAACGGTGTCCGCCTGTCGGATTTCCCGGAGGCTCTCCAGGTGATGCTCGACCGGACGCTGGTGATTGAGGACGTGACCCACACGCCTGGCCTCTCGGACCTGGACCGGAAGAACATGAACAGACTCGGCGTGGGCGCGCTTGTCGCCGCGACCCTGCGCAGAGGGGAGGGGCGTCCGCTTCGGTGCATCTTCGCCGTCTCTGCAAGTGCTCGGCCCTGGACCTCCGGTGAGATCGCCCTGATCGAAGAGAGTACCGAGCGCACCTGGGCGGCGATGGAGCAGGCACGGGAGGAGATGCTGCGCCGGCAAGCGGAGGAACTCAACGCCTTTCTGGTCCGCTTCACTGACACTGTGCGCCGTTTCACCGACCCACAGGCCGTCGCCGAAACGGCTTGCCGACTCATTGCCGAACGGCTCGGCGTCGAGCACGCGTACTGGACGGAGGTGGACTGGGCCACGCGCGAGCACGTTATCACGGCCTCAGTCCACACCCCGGGCGTACCCGTACCCGTCATCGAGAGCCGTTTCCCGGTCGGGGACTGGGAACCCCTCGCGTCGTTACAACGCGCCGGCCTTCCCGTCGTGGTGGACGACACCCAGGAAGACAGCCGCCTTCCGCCCGAGGTGAAGGCAGGCTACGTTCAGATCGCTGTCGGCGCGGACCTGTCCGTTCCGGTGACAATAGACGAAAAGCTACGCTGCGCACTCGCAGTCAATCAACGGCTGCCGCGTCACTGGAGCGAGGGGGAGATCGCACTTGTTCAGGGTCTCGTGGGACGTTGCTGGTCCGAGGTGGAGCGCGCCCGAGCCGAGGAAGCCCTGCGCGCCTCGGAAGCCCGGTTCCGGGCCGTCGCCAACCTCGTGCCCGATCTGCTCTGGGAAAGCGAACCGGACGGGTTGACCCCCTGGTACAACCAGCGTTGGCTGGACTACACCGGTCAGACGTTCGAGCAGGCAACCGGCTGGGGCTGGACAGACGCTATTCACCCGGACGACCGCGAGGGCTCAGCCCGGCGGTACGGTCAGGCCGTTCAGTGCGGGCAGCCGCTCCGGCAGGAACACCGCATCCGCCGTCACGATGGCGAGTACCGCTGGTTCGTGGTCAATGCCTTTCCTCTGCGAGATGAAGACGGTGAGGTCAACCGGGTTTACGGCGCGGCCACCGACATTCACCACCTGCGCGAGAAGTCTGCGGTGCTCGAAGCGCGTGTAGAAGAACGGACCCACCAACTGGCGGAGCTCAACGCCGAGTTCGAATCACGCAACCGGGCCCTGGAAGCGTTCGCAGAGCTGACCCGCAGTCTGGCCCTGCATCTCGACCCGTATGCCCTGATCCGGCGGGGGCAGGAAGTCGCCCTCTCTCTGCTCCCGGAAGGCTTTGCGACGTACTAGGTTCCCTCTGGCGGTTACGCACCCAGGTGGGGGACATGCGCAACCCGGCTCTCCAGGCGATCGTAGAGGCCGGGCTGAACAGGGGTGATATTCCCAGTCTCGACCAACCTTGGAAGAGCGGCTCGCCGTTCTTTCAGGGACACTATGCGCCGGACACCGATGGCCTGGGCGCTCTGGAGCACGGCACGAACGCGGTGGCAACGCTTCCTCTGACGGTCGGTGGCCGTCAGGTCGGGGTTTTCGCTGTAGCACTCTTCGGTGAGCGTGCCTGGTCGGGCGCCGACCGGGCCATGCTGGAGACAGTCGTCCGCAACCTGGGGCTGGCTCTGGAGCGGGCAGAAGCAGTCCGTACCCTGGCCGAGGAACGCGAAGCACTGGGCACCTTCGCCCAATTCGCTGAGCAGGCCAATGAACTTCAGGAGGTGCCGGCCCTCGCGCAATACGCCACCGCGGTGCTTCAACAGGTGCTGTCTCCAGGCAACACCGTGTACCTCGAACGCGAAGGAGAAGTCTGGCAGCTGCGTCATGTCTCCGGCCAGCTCGACCCTGAACTGGAAGCTGCCCTGCGCGGGGGCGTACCTGCCGCTCTGCCCGGCTTTGAGGTTTCCTTCGGGCGCCGGGAACCCGTGTTCTTCGAGCATTGGGACCCTGGCGAACTCGCTCCTCCGGTTCACTTCACGGCTATCGCCACATACCCCCTGTTTCCCCAGGACCACCCTGCCGGAATGCTCAGCATGGCCCTCATGGACCGCCCCGCCTAGACTGAGCGGGAGAAGGCCGTGTTCCGCGCCGTGGGGGACAGTTTCCGCCTAGCTGTAGAACGCAACTCCCAGCTGCAACAGATCGGGCGGCAGCGCGAACGTCTGGCGGACCTGAACGCCGAACTAGGAAATCTCATCACCCGCACCGCCCATAACCTCGAAGCTCCGGCGCAGAAACTCAGCCACCTGCTGGGCCCCGGCCTGTCAGGCGGCGCGCAGCCTTTCGACGGCCTTTCCCCCTACGACCCCGCGCTCCTTCAGGAGGAGATCGCGCGCCTGAAAGGCGTGGCCGAGGACCTCCGGCACCTCGCCCACCTGGAAGTGCGTCCGCTCAGCGCCGCGCTGCTGCCCTTGGGCGAAGTGTTCGCGGAGATGCGGGCAGCGTTGCCACACTTCCCGGGGCGACCGGTGGCCTGGCAGGTGGCCCGCCTGCCCATCGTGCGGGGAGACCGGGCGCTCCTGCGGCAGGCCCTGGAGGTGCTGATGACCTTTACCCTGAGTGACACACGCGGCGCGGGCTACGTGACGGTGGACAGCGCTGTCGTCGGCGGCGAAGTGCAGATTACGGTAGAGGACGACGGTGTAGGCCTCGTGGCCGAGGAGGCGGCGACCCTCTTTGACCTAGTGGTCCGCACAGATCAGGGCGTCCCGGTGCTAGAGGGCGGCGGCCTGATCCAGGTGCGGCGTATCCTGGCCCGCCACGGCGGCTGGGCTTGGGCGGAAGCCCGGAGCACCGGTGGAAAAGTAGTGCTGACCTTTCCCCAGGATGAGAAGGTGGGTGAACTCGAGGCCCTGTTTGGAGATGACCTGCCGGGGGCCTGAGACGCAGCTCTGGTCTACTCGGCCGCCTTCGGCCAGGCGAACCAGAAGGTCGCGCCCTGGTCGACCCTGCCTTCACCCCAGGCCCGCCCTCCGAAACGTTCGCAGAGCCGCCGAACCACTGCCAGGCCCAGACCCGTTCCCTCGTACGAGCCTGGGGGATGCAGGCGGCCGAACAGCTCAAAGGCCTTGTCCTTGTGGCGCAGGTTGAAACCGACGCCGTTGTCCTCAACCCCGATGCGGTACTCGGTGTCTGTACTCTGAACCAGGATATGTAGGCGAGCGCGTTCGCGGGTCCGGGTGAACTTCAGGGCATTGCCAACATACTCGTGCAAGATCAGTTGCAGCACCTGGCTGTCCCCATACACGGTGGGCAGGGGGACGGCCGTCACCTGCACGTCACGCCCCGCCATCTGGGGCTGGACTTCCTTGAGGACCTCACGCAGGACTTTGCCGAGGTCCACACTGCGCATGCGGGCTCGCAGGTTCCGGGCCCGCATATACCCTTTGAGCGAATCGAGCAGGGCCTGCGTCTGCTGCATGGCCTTGGCAGCGTGGTCCAGCGGCGCCGCGTCCTCGGTACCCGGCTTGACCAGGGTCAGGAAGTTCTCGGCGCGGGTCACGGTGCTGGTCAACTCCCGGGCCGAGAGGAACATCACGCTCTCGAATTCCTCTTCGAGCCGCAGAATCCGGTAACGCTGATCCTGAAGTTGCTGCGTCTGAGTCTGGTTGACGTCGAGAAGGGTTCGGTGGGCGGCCTTGAACGCCGTCACGTCGGTCAACGTGAGGTGGCAGGTGGCCGGCTTGCCTTCCCGCTGCTGTGACACAGCTTCCACCGCCAGGTCAAGGACCTGCCCATCCGGGAGCCGCACCTGAATCTCACCGGTCTGCGCCCCCCGGTCTCCAAGGGCTCGTCCTAACAGGGCCGTGAACGTGGGCCGGGAGGCCGCAGCGATCAACGGCAACAATGGACGCCCCGTGAGCCCCTGAGGGCCAGACGCGAGCAGGGCGGCTCCCCGGGCATTGACATCTATCACACGTCCCTGGGCGGAGACCAGAAGGGCGGCCTGGGGGGCACCATGAAACAGGGCCTTGGCCTGCACAACAGCCGCCTGGAGATGCTGGACCTGAGCTTCCAGCGTTTGCAGTCGGGCTTGGGCCGACGAGGGAGTGTCGGTGGGCTGGGAGGGAGGCTGGTGGGTCATCTGAGTTCACCGGGCAGAGGAGGGAAGTGTCCCCGCTGTGACACGGGGTGCGGAGGAGCCACAGCGGCCGAAGATTAGAACTGGAGCTTACCGCTCCTTATCGTCTCGGATGTGGAAGCTGGGTCAGTTCGGCGCGGCCTATGCGTATGCCGGGAACCCCAGCAGACCGAACAGATGTTCCTGCTCTTGGGTCATCCGGTGGTCGCTTGAGCCACCTGGGACACCCGCCGCAGCACACCGAGCCTCCCTTGAAGAAAGTCCGCCGGCTCAGGGCCGGTCAAGCCGTGGCAACGTAAGGAAACGGGGGAGTGGCGAGGGCATCCGCAGGTTCTATCCCTCCTTCAATGTTCCCATCACGTCCCGGCCGACCTCGCGGAGAAAGGCGGAAATCACCTTCCGCTCTGCTGGATCGAACCCATTGAGGCAGGCCGAGAGCAGGCCGAGAACCGCGGCCAGCCTGAGCGTGTCCGTACTCTCGCCTTTGAGGGACTGCACCATGACACTGCGTCGGGCAGTTGAGTGGGAAGCCCGTTTCACAAAGCCCCGCTTGACCAGACGAGCGATCAGGGCCGTGGTCGCGCCCAAGCCCATCTGAACCCGGTCCACTCCCCCACATGGCATGCTCGGGGGGTGACCCGCACCTCCGCCCTGACCCCGCACCTGCGCGAACTCGCGCGGCTGCGCCGTGTCCGCGACCGGATCGACCGCGAGTACGCCCAACCCCTGAATGTCGAGACCCTCGCACGCGGCGCCAACATGTCGGCGGGGCACCTCAGCCGCCAGTTCCGTCTCGCTTACGGAGAATCGCCCTACAGCTATCTCATGACGCGGCGTATCGAGCGCGCCATGGCGCTGCTGCGCCGAGGCGACCTGAACGTCACCCAGGTCTGCTTTGAGGTCGGGTGCACCTCTCTCGGGACCTTCAGCACCCGCTTCACCGAACTGGTTGGGATGTCTCTCAGCGCCTATCTCCGCCAGGCCAGACAAACAGTAGTCGCCATGCCCCCCTGTGTGGCGAAACAGGTCACCCGACCGGTCAGAAATCGAGAAGCGTCAGAGCCGGGAGCGCGCCTAGAGTGAATGCCATGGACCTGCTCATCCACCAGACCTTCCTCCCTCATACCGGTCCCGCAGCCGCACTGGCCTTCTACCGTGACCTGCTCGGTTTCGAGGTGCTCGACGACGTCGGGTACAACGGGATGCACTGGCTGACAGTCAGGCCCCCCGGCCAGGCAGGTCCGTCCATCGTCCTGTACCCACCAGAGGCCACCCCCGGGATCACGGATGATGAGCGCCGCAGCATCGCGGAGATGATGGCCAAGGGGTCATACGCCACACTCATCCTGACCACGGTGGACCTCGACGGCACATTTGGACTTCTTCAGGGCCACGACATCGAGATCGTCCAGGAACCGGCGGCGCAGCCCTATGGGATTCGTGACTGCGCGGTCAGGGACCCGGCGGGAAATCTCCTGCGGATTCAGGAGCGGCGCTGAGCACCATGGAGAAAACTGATGAAAGCCCCCAGAGCCCCAGCCTGCTCCGGACGCCGACATATAAGTTCAGCCCTGCATAGGAGGAACAATAGATGACCGTGAAGCCCCCCAGCAAGCTGGCACAACCGTCCAGAAGTACAGCCAGAACAACGGAGCCGCAGGGATTCACAGCGGAGGAACGAGCGGCGATGAAGGCCCGTACCCAGGAGCTCAAGGCAGAGGCGCGCCTGGGCAGGAACCGGGCGGAGGGGGAACGCGCGGTTCTTGCTGCCCTCGCCCTGATGCCGGAACCAGACCGCACTCTGGGTGAGCAGTTCCACGCGCTCGTCGGTGCGGCGGCGCCGGAGCTCCTGCCGAGAACCTGGTATGGCATGCCCGCCTATGCCAGGGAAGGTCAGGTGGTCTGCTTTTTCCAGAGTGCGTCTAAATTCAAGACGCGGTATACGACGATCGGCTTCAGTGACGCGGCAAATCTCGACGAGGGCACCTTGTGGCCAACGACCTTCGCCCTGACGACGTGGACCCCCGAAGGAGAGGCGAAGATCGACGCGCTCGTGAGGAGAGCCGTGAGCGAGGGGCTGCCCAGTCAGTCGAAAAGGGACTGAGCCGGAGAGATCAGGTGTGAATGGTCCACCGCGAGGCGTCCCCGAAACACAGATCGGCATTAATGGCGGCGGCAGCCCGCGCGCCACTGGCCGCCGCCAGAACAACCTGCTGCTCGCCGATCATGTCGCCCGCAGCATATACGCCAGGAACGCTGGTTAGCCCCGTCTCGGGAGTGACAGCCAGCAGCACGCCGGCCAGTGGGCCACGGTCGATGCGGGCACAGCCGAGTTGCTCAGGGAGGGCGGAGCGCTGTGCCTGCCCAGGGGTCACGAACAGGGTGTCACGGCCGAGCCGGGTACCGTCCTCGAAAGTGACATTTCGTCCGTCCCACTGGGCGACGAGACGTTCATCAATGCGGACGCCCAGGTCATCGAGGTTCGATTGTTGCTGAGCTGTGAGATGGGCAGGGCCGTGGGTGAGCAGGACCAGGTGGGGCGTCCATTGCCGCAGCAGGACGCCGCGGTGGTAGGCCATATCGCCGCCGCCGGGAATCAGGTCGGCGAGGTCCTGATCGCGAACTTCCCAGCCATGGCAGTAGGGACAGTGGTGGACGGTCGTGCCCCAGCCCTCCTGCAGGCCGGGAATGTCGGGAAGGAGATCGGTGACGCCTGTAGCCAGCAATAGGCGGCGAGCGTGGACGGTGTTGCCGCCCTCCAGCGTGACGGCGAAGCCCTCCTGAGCAGGAACGACTCCTTCGGCAAGGCGGGCGAGGCGGGTCACAGGGTAGGGGGCAAGTTGTTCGCGGGCGAGGCGGGTGAGTTCGAGAGGTGGGGTGCCGTCGCGGGTGAGGAGGCCGTGGGAGGCCTGAGCTGGGGCATTGCGGGGTGGACCCGAGTCGAGAAGTAGAGTGGAGCGCCGGGCACGGCCGAGAACGAGAGCGGCGTTCAGTCCAGCGCTCCCGGCACCAACTATGACCACATCGAAGGAAGCATCTTTTGATATCACGTTATCAATAGATAGGATTTTTGCATGTTGGTCAACCCTGGAATGCACAATCCATAAGGGGCTGTAGAGGGGATGGGGTGGGACTCAGAGAAGAGAGGCTCGCCGACCACCAAGTCGCCCTCATGATCATTGTTTATCACTCTGTCCGGGCAGTACCAGGAGAGACAAGCGTGCGTACAGCCCGCCGGTCACACTCGGACGCTTCAAGCTGCCTTCTATTACGCAACGGTCCACCCTGGCACAGGAACAGCTTGAGCCCGGGTAGCCGGGCCCATCCCTGCCTACCTGCCTGTTCCCCTCTGGCCTCCTCACTGCCAAAACGTCCCGCCTCAGTGGTGGACATCCGAGACGAAGAAGGCACTCTGGTCCTTTCCCACGGCGTACCCCCACCGCACGTCGAACCAGATTTCCCGCGCTCCCCTGCACGTCTTCAGCTCCAGACCGACCGTGTGCATGCCTACGCGCTGCCCGAACTGAGGCTGGCCGTTCTGGACTGCCCGGGAGCCGTACCGCGTCTGACCGTAAACATCCAGAATCGTCGTGGTCTGAAGAGGGTCGAGCGCGACGTTCAGATCGTCACGCAGTTCCTGCGGACCGGCGGGTGTGCCCCAGTGCCAGGTCAGACTGCGCAGGGTCACGGGTCGTCCACCGACGTTCTCCATCCAGAGGTGGTCCACAGGCCGCGCCCGGTAGTGGTAGAGCTCGGGAGGGAGTTCACGGGCATGCAGGAGATAGTTAGGATGCTCGAGCAAGGTATGAATGGTGGTCTCGCAGCTCGGCATGGGACCCGCTATATCAGGTGGTCTGTAACGGGTGCGTTATCGCCGGCCTGGCCCTGTTCCGCCTGGAGGTGCCCCTCATCCCCAGGCCCAGGAGGACGCCCCAGCAGGCCTCCATCGACAACAAGAAATTCGATGCCCAGCAACGCGCTTCCTTTCCCCCTTCATGGGTGTCGGCCTCGCACCCAACGTCAAGCGAGGCTACGCGCACGACCCTCCCTACGGGCTGCGGCGCCAGCAGAAGTGGTCCCACTGTCTCAGGACCTACACCGAGCGGTACCGCGTGCTTGGCGAGGCCCTGAGGTGGCAGGTGCAAGCCGGCAGATTCAACTGCCGCTCAATACCGGACCGGCCAAGCGACTTGGTCGCCCTCCAGGTAGCCGCTCGCCTCGAGGCTGGTCAAGCCTATACGCACGTCCAGTCCATGTTCAGGCAAGGCCTCGCAACTTCATGGTCAACCAGAAACGCCTCTACCTTCTGAGCAGGAAGACCTCTACCCTGACCCAGCCCCGAGGAGCCACCTGGAGGCCTGTTTCCCTACGGTGGCTGTTGCTCAGGTGAGGCACCCACCCCCCACCCCCCCAGATGCGGTTACCAACACTTCCTCGTGCAGCGTCAGGTTCATGGGCAGCCAGATCGAACATGCTTTCCGCAGCCTTGTAGACGTCGTACTGACCTCACAGCCCACATCGGCTTCTGAACAACAGGGCAAATTTAGTTCCTCTGACGAAAAGTAATATTTTTGGTATTCCAGTCTTTCAAAGATGAGGTCTAAACAATAACTTTTTCGGCTACAGCGCCGCGTTCCCTTCCGTCTCTTACCGCCGGCCATCTTCCTTTGGTCTGCCTTTCCTGAGGTGCAGCATGTCTAGCGCAAAAACCGTACTTCGGCATTCGTTGTTCGTCCTCATCGGTTTGTCGAGCTTCGCCCAGGCCGCGACCCTCAAGATCGCGAGTGTCAGTCCGCTCTCAGGCGACTTGAGTCCCATCGGCACCGAACTACGCCGCGGGGTCGAACTCGCTGTCGAAGCGCGCGCCCGCGCCTTCAAATCCCAGGGCTACGATCTGCTTCTCGTTCCCTTCGACGATCAGGCGTCGGCCAGCCGTGCGGGCGGCATCGCGCGTGACATCGTGGCTGATCCGGCCATCGTCGGCGTCGTGGGTGCTGTGAATTCCAGTGTATCCAACGTGATCGCTCAGGTCTTCGAGGGGGCTCAGCTCGCGGCTGTCTCTCCGTCGAGTACCGACGACACGCTGACGACTCACGGCTGGAAGTCCTTCAGTCGTCTCGTCGCCCCTGACCGGGCCCAGGCCATCGCGGCCGCGACGTACCTTCAGGAAGAAGCCAACGCGAAAAACGTCTACATCGTCTCCGACAATACGGCTTACGGCAATGGCCTCTCGACGAGTGTTCAGGATCAGCTGAGACGGCGCAACATCACCGTCAGCGGCTACGTCGGCATCTCGGACGCTGCCGCGCTGGCAGGCGCCGTCAAGCGGATCGTCGACAGCCAGCCCGACACCGTGTACTTCGGCGGTAGTGACGACACGGGCGCAGAACTCGTCCGGGCTCTGCGCACAGCAGGGGTCACCGCTCTGTTCATCGGGGGAAACGGTCTGGATGCGCCGAGTTTCGCCAAGCGCGCCGGGAGTGCTGCCGCCGGCGTCGTCTACTCGACCGTCTATGGTCCGGTCAGCGCCTATTCCGGTTCCGAAGTGTTCGAGAAGCAGTAC encodes:
- a CDS encoding branched-chain amino acid ABC transporter substrate-binding protein, translating into MSSAKTVLRHSLFVLIGLSSFAQAATLKIASVSPLSGDLSPIGTELRRGVELAVEARARAFKSQGYDLLLVPFDDQASASRAGGIARDIVADPAIVGVVGAVNSSVSNVIAQVFEGAQLAAVSPSSTDDTLTTHGWKSFSRLVAPDRAQAIAAATYLQEEANAKNVYIVSDNTAYGNGLSTSVQDQLRRRNITVSGYVGISDAAALAGAVKRIVDSQPDTVYFGGSDDTGAELVRALRTAGVTALFIGGNGLDAPSFAKRAGSAAAGVVYSTVYGPVSAYSGSEVFEKQYTARYKSAPTGRALMAYDAANVLLSAINTTLKSPAVLPTRADVSGAVRKVKFEACVNKSALLCESISGPVAFDPRGERMRTRVMLMRLGSDAKANILSTKTVAAESLR